In Colius striatus isolate bColStr4 chromosome 26, bColStr4.1.hap1, whole genome shotgun sequence, the genomic stretch CAGAAACATCCCAAGGGACAAGGCTGCAGGTTGTGCGATGCTCCGGCGCCACCAGCTGCAcagagagggaagagcagccAAGGAGAAGGACAGCAGAGGCCAAGCAACACCTTACCCACACAGTACCATGTCAGATGAGGTGCTTAATTAGCAAAGTGATCAGTGTCACATATAGGCTGCAAGAGAGATCGGGCACTTGGGTGGACCCTCAGGAAAGCACATGACAATTGGTTCTCCCTTCACTCCCACAGGGacagtgtcaggaggctggagccaggctgtgctcagggatggccaatgatgggacaaggggcaacaggcacaagctgcaacatcagaggttccagagacacacaaggcagaatttgttccctgttgaggtgagggagcactggcaggggctgcccagatgggctgtggaggctcctgctctggagacatcccaaccccagctggatgagtccctgtgtgccctgctctgggtgctgctgctctggcagggggctgcactggatgagcttcccagctcccttccagcccttgagactctgtgacaggAAGCCCAGACTTAAAAAGTCATctctgagaaaagcagcagccacCTCCTCCAGGGAAGGCACAACTGTCAGGCACCAAGAGTGCTCAGGACTCCCAGGAGGAGTCTCAAGTATCTCCTGCATAGCAAGACACTGGAAGCTGCACTGTGAACCACCTCAGAGCCTTTCTGTGACCCTGCTCAGTCCCTTgatgggacacacacacagaatttCCACACCTCTGtccacagctcccagcagtttctcctccagaaggctgtgcccAGCACAACACTCACACACTTCACTCCTCCACCTGAGCCCACTGTGCAGGAAATCAAAGCTTGGCTGgagtttggttttcttccttccctcccccatcACTGCAGGAATAAGTAACAAGGAAGtcccaggaaaacagaaaggaaaaaacacttcaagctgctctgtgcccttGAACACAggctgagcagggcaggagagcTGCTAGGAAGGAGAAACCCTCCTCCATGCTTATGGCACACACATGGGCTTCCCTGTCACCTGCACAGCAAGGAAGGGCAGGACACAGGAATTCAGGGGAGCCTTTCATTTTCTCCCACTGTGTGTCACAGTCGACCCAAGGGAGCTTTTAAACTGTTTAGATAACGCTGCAGGAGTGCAATTGCTGCTTCCCATCAAAGCCAACAGAGCCACTGTGTACGAACCAAAGCTGGCAGGGATGGTGAGGCAAGGAAAGTGAAGTTAAAATCACACATTTTGTTCACTTTCTTCCTTCCTGGATttcactgaggggaaaaaaacaagccacAACCCTTGAAGAGTTGTGATACTTGAACCCTAGCAAACTGCAAGCTTACCAAAGCCTCATTGAAGCCTGTAAATACAACATTCTAAGCTCAGCTACCTGGGGCTGCTGAAAACACTGTGAATAAAGattaaaaacccaacacaagATTTAGGATGaaactgaagttatttttatttccagcatGTTGTTACAGAACACTGTTACACACTTGAACAGCCTCCCAGAGAAACCCCTCACACACAGCAAGCTCACACTACTGCACAGTCCAGGCAAGCCCCATCTGCAAAGCTGCATTGATCAGAGCCTGACCAGTGTCACAGCATCCCAGAATGGTTTGGGAAGGACATTTCATGGTCCTTTAAGTCCCTCCAGCCataagcagggacatcttcaattggatgaggttgctcagagccccatccaagcTGACTTTGTTTCCAGTGATGGTGCATCTACCACTTCTCTGTGAAACCTCTCAACCAGAAACCCTCTGCAATGACCCAACTCACTTGTTCACAACCAGGTAAAACCAGGTGATGTGTTTTCTAAGAGTATTTTGTCCTGAAAAGATGACAACAATCAGAGCAGTGCATCACACAGGTCAGCAGAAGCTGCCTCTTTAAATGCAAAGCTCCAGGGGCAAAGAAAAGGACATGTTCTCTCTTCTTGCAGGGAATACCCTTGGTACATACAGAAGGCACATATGTAGCAACTTTGATCTCAAGAGCACTTTCTAGGAACAGCAACCTCAGAACCTAGAGGCAGGTTAAAACTGCCACTGCAATCTACAGATGGAAAATAGGGAAAAGATAAACTCACAGAGACATTACTTGCCTGAAACTGCCTGGGGAGGTCAAAGTCTGCTCTCACTTGGGATTTAGGAATTCCTAGATCTGCCTCTGTAAACAGCAAGCACCTCCTCTCCTAGGAAATCAAAGAATCATGGAAGGGTGGGGTTAGAAGTGACCTttaaagctcatccagcccaacccccctgcagaagcagctcccacctagatcaggtcatacaggaacgtgtccaggagggtcttgaagagctccaaggaaggagcctccacaccctccctgggcagcctgggccagggctccctcactcaaacactgaaagtctttccttatgtttaaatggaactttctgtgttccagcttcatcccatcaccccttgtcctgttgttagatgtcatagaaaaaagtgctgccccaaccccctgacacccaccattgagaaaCTTACAGATATTAGGGAGAtacctcctcagtctcctccagactaaacagccccagggcctgcagcctttcctcatatggatGATGtgccagtgccctgagcatcttggtagccctgcactggcctctctccctgtccctctggagctggagagcccagaaccagatacaggactccatctgaggcctccccagggcagagcagagggggagcagaacctcctcaacctgctgcaggactctgcccttgtccttgttgaacctcagcaggttcctctgtgcccaactctccagctggttgagatccctctgactggcagcacagcctctggtgaatcagccagtgctcccagtttggttccagcagggaacttgctgagggtccctctgtccaggtccttgatgaagatgttgaaccagactggccccagaacccatccctgtggaatcccactggccacaggcctccaactcgatcctgtgccattgatccccactctcaggctctgtcactcagcagctctcagagGTGACTGGGGGTTGAGAAGGTCACTCATTTCCCATGCAGGGGGTGGTTTGTCAGTCACTGCTCCTGTCCTGACGACGCCCTGTCCTCGTGTCCCGAGCCACTCAACTTAAACAGCAAGAGGCTCCTATCCCAGCTGGTGCTCCCAAAGCAGCACACCAGCTCCATGGCACAGTCCCTGCTCAGGATCTGGGTTATCCTCTCTGCCATGTCCCCGTTGATCTCCAGAGATCGGAAGTGATCGAAGTCGTTCCTGCCCAGCCTGCGCAGGCGGCGCGCGGCCGCCCGGTAGCACTTCCACGGCTGAGGCTCGATCAGCAGGTACCTGCACAGAGAGGCCAGCAGGGACAGGAACTCCAGCAGGCCTCTGTCCCCATGATTCAGGTGGATCCACATGGTCACAGACATGCAGAAAACGATGTCAAAGCTGGAGCGGCCGAAACGGGCCAGGTAGGAGCCGAGGAGCCGCTCCCGGGCGCCGCGGTCCATGATGTCCAACTTGGCAAAGGACATGGAGGTAGGAAAGGGGCTGCACTGCTGAGCCCTCTCAATCAACTCTGGGTCAATGTCACAGCACAGAAGGTGCAGATCCTTTCCAGCTGCAGGCTGGGCCAGGctgtctgtgctctgctgaAGGCCGAGGAGGTGCCTGTACAGAGCCACACTCAGCTcctgcagaaaggaaaacaagatgggTTCACAGGGCCTTCATGGACACACAGCAAGCACACAGCATCCCCTCAGCAGCAAGGGACAGGCACCAACTCAGAGCTTGCTCTCAAAGTTCTGAGCCATAGCTCACTGACAACATTCCTTCCTGCAGCAAAAAGCATCACTGTAGCTCTGACTACCAGAAAGTCAACCAGAAATTGCAACTAAACCCATAATAACCCTCACTGGGGGCTTTGCTCAAAAAGCTAtcatggaatcatggaatggtggggttgggagggacctttagagctcatccagtccaaccccctgcagaagcagctcccacctaggtcaggtcacacaggaatgtgtccaggggggtcttgaagagctccaaggaaggagcctccacaccctccctgggcagcctgggccagggctccctcactcaaacagggaaagagtttctccttatgtttcagtggaactgtttgtgttccagcttcatcccatcaccccttgtcctgttgccagctacaacagaaaaaagggatgtcccaacctcctgacacccatcagtGAGATATTGGTAAAGATTTAtaagctcccccctcagtctcctctgctccagactcaacagccccaggtcctgcagcctttcctcacaaggaagatgctccagtgccctcagcatcttgctggccctgccctggcctctctgcagcacttccctgtctctctgcagctgggaagcccagcactggccccaggactccagctgaggcctccccagctctggcacagcagaggggcagcacaagctccctggccctgctgcccacactctgctcgatgccctcaggctgccattggctccttgCCCGGAGcccacattgctgctcatgggcagtttatcaCCAGCCAGGATAACACACTCTATAATGCCTAACTCAGAGTAACACACTCATCTTGCTAGTGCTAAAGTAAAAGACATTCCCTGACCATTACATTGCAGCACAATGTAGTTACCATGAGAGCCTCCCTTTGAACCTCCTTTCACAGAGTGCCACTCCATGCAGAGCACTTTAACCTCCCATTAAAGCAGGTGCCAGGAGATCGCTAAGGACACCGGCTGCGGTGCAGACACCGGCCTCTAGTGGTGAAAGTCTCGGCATCTCACAGCTGGGCTGAGAACACTTTTACCTGACCTGCTTTACAAGTTCACCCGAAAAGGGATCCAGAATCGTTCTTTAGATTATGCAGACTGTCAAACCTCTTGGTAGGGGGCTGTGTCCCCCCCTCCCTGAGAGACaagaggggctgcagtggggccagagctgggcactgagctggggaaggggctggagcacaagggtgctggggaggggctgagggaatgggggtgttggggctggagaagaggaggctgaggggagacaggagcactctctgacactccctgccaggaggctgcaaggagctgggggttggtctctgcccccaagtgacaggacaagaggaaacagcctcaagtcaCTCCAGGGgcggttgaggttggagctgagagagaacttttttccctgagggagttttggggaggaaagtggggtttggtggagttctgagagaaaaagtgagggtttagaggagttttgagggcaaaaatgatgtaatgaatgacaggacaagaggaaaggggctggggttgccccaggggaggttgaggttggagctgaggcagaactgtttccctgagaggggtgtcagccctgtgccaggctgcccagggagctggggcagtgcccagccctggagggaccccaaagccgtggggtgaggtgctgagggctgtgggtcagtgggagaggtggcagtgctgggggaatggtTGGACCCAAGGGTATTCTCCACCCTCCACCACGCTGTGTTGCTATGATTCTACAAAAGAAGCCACAGAATCAGCAGGATTCTTGTCCCCAGCCAGAATGCCATTTCATTAGGAGTGATTAATTCTTGCTAAGTTAACACACTGAGAAAGTCTCCATCTGGACAAGAAATCCTTGCATGCAGTTACatcccacactgcagcagcacaaaccAGAGGGGCACAGACAGCTCTCATTagagcagagcaaagctgcACACTGAGGGGTTGTgagaaaaaagcagaattaGGTAAAGCAAGTGAAAGAACTTTCACAATGGGAAATTCTATGAGATTCACCTCCTCTGTCACAAGATCTGCAAGAGCACATGACCAGGATTTCACTTATCCCATGTATAAATGACACTCACTACACAACACACCCCAGATCCCTGGCCTTAGAGCAGCTCTCTGGGGCACAGgacacagcagctcagggcacTGCAGGTTTAAGCTTTGGTGGCAAAGAGGACATACCCACAGACTCTCAGCAACACAACCAGCTCCAACCCACCCCTGCCATCACCTTCCTCTCACAGCAGATCTGTGGAGgtagtttcatagaatcataaaatcacagaatgagtggtgagggttggaagggaccttcagagctcatccagtgcaaccccctgcagaagcaggttcctctcaatcagagggcacaggaacacgtccaggtgggtttggaaacctccagagaaggagcctccacaccctccctgggcagcctgggccagggctccctcactcaaacagggaaagagtttctccttatgtttaagtgcaactgtttgtgttccagcttctttccatcaccccttgtcctgttgctggatgcaacaagtgctgccccagcctcctgacacccaccatttacacacttgtaaatattactgagattcccccctcagtctcctcttctccagactaaacagccccaggtcctgcagcctttcctcacaaggaagatgctccagtgccctgagcatcttgctggccctgccctggcctctctgcagcagatccctgtctctctgcagctggggagcccagcactggccccaggactccagctgaggcctccccagctctggcacagcagaggggcagcacaacctccctcgccctgctgcccacactctcttcatgccccccaggctgccattggccctTCCCCatgagcccacgttgctgcctcatgtttagtttattattaaccagTTTTGCATACACCACTGATCTCCTGTTCTCCATCAGTCTCAGGCTACATCCAAGTCCTGCTTTCACACTGTGTCTTTCCCACTGCTCATCCCCATCCCAGACTCCTACCCCTACACCACAGATGTTCCAGGCCATTCCATTCCTTCCCAGTCCCCCAGCTCAGTGCTCTCCCCCCATCCTTCCCCATTGCTTCCAACACTCCAGGCCACTGCCCCCATCCACTTTTCTCAGTCTACCTCAGTATCTCATGGCAGTGCCTCCCCTAACCTTCCTTGTCTTCTCTCCAACACTCCAGCTCGCTGCTTGCCCcagcctcccccctcccccagtgcccccaacaccctgctgcctccccaccTTTCCAACCTGCCTCCCTACACCAACCaacccagctcctgcctctcctctgTTTGCCTCACTCCCTTGGAACTCTGCCTTTCCCAGTCCTCCCAATCCCACTCTCCCCCTCCCAAGCCCTTGTGTCCCCAGTCTTGCCAGTCCACCCCATCACCCCACACCAAATGCCTCATCCCAGTCTTTTCCACATGCTGCATTGTCCCCCAATACCCCCTTTCCTCACAACCTCCCAAAACTCCAGATCTCCCCTCAAGCCTtcccaggaaaggctgcagggccCTGGGgcttagtctggaggagactgacgggggagctcattaagagttacaagtacataaatggtgggtgtcagaaggttgggacatcccttatttctatagtagctagcaacaggacaaggggtgatgggatgaagctggaacacaaaatggtcctttaaacataaggaaaaagctgttttactgctgagctgagggagccctggcccaggctgcccagggagggtgtggaggctccttccttggagctcttcaacagccccctggacacgttcctgtgccccctgatctaggtgggagctgcttctgcagggggttgcactggatgagctctaaaggtccctcccaaccccaccatgctgtgagtctgataaagggtgggtgtcaggagactgAGGTGACATTTCCTTGctggggtggccagtggcaggacaaggggtgatgggcacaggctgggacacagcaagtgcccctggcccaggaggagcaagtcctttggtgctgagctgagggagccctggcccaggctgcccagggagggtgtggaggctccttctcaggaggttcccaaccccccctggacacgttcctgtgacctgacctaggtgggagctgcttctgcagggggttggactggatgagctctaaaggtccctcccaaccccaccgTTCTTTGATCTCCGATTCCCCCCAGCCCAGGCCTCAGCGCCCgccccccctcagcaccccgcTTACCCCCGAGTTGCACCCCACATCGAGCCCCAGCAGCGGGCGGGTCGCTGCGGGGAACAGGCTCCGTAAGAGCCCGGCAGGCAGGAGGCCGACTCGTCCCTCGGGCGGGTGGAAGCGCGAATAGTTGGGGAAGTTGCCGTAGGGAGCGGCGCCGGGCTCCGAGGCGCGGGACCCCTCACCGACCGGCGCCGCCATCTTCCCCCCGCGGCAAACGGCGGCCGGAGCTGGGCGGGGCAGAAAGGTTCCGGAGAAGAAAGGTTCCGGGGCCACGGCGCATGCTCCGTACGGGCACTGCGGGCAGGGTGCTGTGGTGTGGAGGGGCgggatggggagaaggagcATCGCCACCACAGCATAGCCCCAGCGCAGCCCCAGCGCAACCCCAGCACTGCCCAagcactgctccagcacagccccagcactgccccagcacatccccagcacatccccagcacagccccagcgcagccccagcactgccccagctcaactccaccacagccccagcacagccccagcgcagccccagcactgccccagctcaactccagcacagccccagcgcagccccagcactgcc encodes the following:
- the BCDIN3D gene encoding RNA 5'-monophosphate methyltransferase, which gives rise to MAAPVGEGSRASEPGAAPYGNFPNYSRFHPPEGRVGLLPAGLLRSLFPAATRPLLGLDVGCNSGELSVALYRHLLGLQQSTDSLAQPAAGKDLHLLCCDIDPELIERAQQCSPFPTSMSFAKLDIMDRGARERLLGSYLARFGRSSFDIVFCMSVTMWIHLNHGDRGLLEFLSLLASLCRYLLIEPQPWKCYRAAARRLRRLGRNDFDHFRSLEINGDMAERITQILSRDCAMELVCCFGSTSWDRSLLLFKLSGSGHEDRASSGQEQ